A region of the Paracoccaceae bacterium genome:
GCCTGGCGTGCGGATGCCGATGACGGTGGGGGCGATGTGCCCGCCCGGGCTGCCGCAGCGCGTGGAACTGGTGTTCGGGGCACCGCTGACGGTGATCTACGGCACGACCGAACTGAGCACCGTGGCACTGGGGCGGCCGGGGCAGGAGGGCGACGCCCCCGGCCAGATCGGGGCGCTGGTGCCGGGGGTGGAGGTGGAGCCGCAGCCGGGCAGCGGGCGGCTGCGCATCCGCGTGCCCGAGGCGCAGCGGACCGGGGCCTATCTGAACGCGGAGGGGCCGTTCGACGATGACGGCTGGATGCTGACGGCGGATTGCGGGCACCTGGACGGGGCAGGGCGGCTGCATCTGTCGGGGCGGGCCGATCTGGCGCTGTCCTGCGGCACGGTGACGGTGCTGCCCGAGGTGATCGAGGCCGCCGCGCTGGCGGTGCCGCATGTGACGGCGGCGGCGGCCTTTGGCGTGCCGCGCGGCGACGGCTGGGATGTGCCCTGGCTGGCGCTGGTGGCGGGGCGGGAGCTGTCGCGGTCGGCGCTGGCGGCGGCGGTGGCCGCGGCGGTGCCGGGGCTGCCGGACGTGCAGGTGCTGCGCATGGCGGCGCTGCCGCTGACGGGCGCGGGCAAGCCGGACCGGGCGGCGCTGCGGCGCCTTGCGGCCGAGGCGTGACCCCTTGCGTTCCAGCACGGGCTGACGTAATCGGCGGGCAGGAATAGGGGTATAGCTCAGTTGGTAGAGCGACGGTCTCCAAAACCGTAGGTCGCGGGTTCGAGCCCTGCTGCCCCTGCCAGTCCCGAACATGGCGCGATCTTTCCCCGGGCGTGTCCCCGGAAGGGCAAGTTTTCGTCAAAGTTGCAGGCGACTCTTGGTCCTGTCCGCAAGAGGAGAGCGCCATGCCACTGTCCATCGCACGCATTCTTCGGGGTCTGAAGCCCGCCGCCCGGGAGCCCGGCGCGCCCGCGCCGGGGATCGTCGCGCGGCTGGCGGCGCTGCGCGGCCGCCGGGGGGGCGCGGCCGAGGAGGTGCCCGAGGCGGTGGCGCGGCGGCTGGCCGCGATGGCGCTGCACGAGCGCGCGCGCGAGGCCCGGCCGCCGGTGCGGCGGCTGATGCAGGGCATGGCGTGACGGCCGGGCCGCCAAGGCGCCGCCTGCCCTTGAATTCCCCCGCCCGTCCGCGTATCTGCCCCTGATCCCCGATCGCGCAGGATACCGACCATGGCCAGGACCAACCCGCTCCAGTTCCTCCAGCAGGCACGCGCCGAGGTCGGCAAGGTCGTCTGGCCGACGCGGCGCGAGGTTCTGCTGACCACGATCATGGTCTTCATCATGGCGGCGCTGACCGCCACGTTCTTCTCGCTGGTCGACCTTTCGATCCGCTGGGGCCTGAGCCTGATGCTCGGCGCCGTGGGGTGACACGCATTTCGCCTTGAACTCCGGGCGCGGGGGCGGTATCGCGACCCCCGTTCCGGCGACATCGGCGCGCAGCGATTCGGGTTGCGCGCTTTTTTCGTTCCGGTGGGCCCTGGCGGGTCCGGCAGAACATAGACCCGGCCAACCGGGGACAGAGGGGATGCGGCAGGCATGGCGAAGCGGTGGTATTCGGTGAGTGTTCTCTCGAACTTCGAGAAGAAGATCGCCGAACAGATCAGGCAGGCCGTGGTTGATGCGGGCCTTCAGGACGAGATCGAAGAGGTGCTGGTGCCCACCGAAGAGGTGATCGAGGTGCGGCGCGGCAAGAAGGTGACGAGCGAGCGGCGCTTCATGCCCGGCTATGTGCTGGTGCGCATGGAGATGAGCAACCGCGGCTATCACCTGATTTCCTCGATCAACCGGGTGACCGGG
Encoded here:
- the secE gene encoding preprotein translocase subunit SecE — protein: MARTNPLQFLQQARAEVGKVVWPTRREVLLTTIMVFIMAALTATFFSLVDLSIRWGLSLMLGAVG